CATGGTGTCGAAGGCCTCGGTCCATGACACCGGGGTGAATTCGCCATCCTTGGCGTAGGCACCGTTCTTCTTGCGCAGCAGCGGCTGGGTCAGCCGGTCGTTGCCGTACATGATCTTGGAGAGGAAATAGCCCTTGACGCAGTTGAGGCCACGATTGACCTCGGCCTTCATGTCGCCATGGGTGGCGATGACCCGGCCCTCCTTGACGCCGACCATCACGCCGCAGCCGGTGCCGCAGAAGCGGCAGGGCGCTTTCGACCAGGAGATCTTCAGCGCATCGACGCCGCCTGAAACAGGCTGTGCGACGGCCTCGCTGCCTATATTGGCCGCCATGGCGGCGATCCCCGCGGCCTGGGCCTTGAGCAGTTCGCGACGGGACAGGCTCATCTGTCATCTCCGCTGTCGTCGATGGGTTCGATCTGCTCGAACACCATGTTGGCCGAGAACACCCCGTCCATCAGCGCCATGGTGGTGAGGCGGCTGCCGATCTCGCCGCTGCTCTGCCCTTCCATCACCACGACGATCTTGCTGCCCTCGACCGCGCGCACCTCGGTGTCCGACATCGCGGCGATCAGGCGCGCGATCTCGGCGCACTGCTCCGGGCGGGCGGTGACGACCGCGCTGGAGATATGGAAGAAGCGTTGCGGGCGAGCGGACGTAGGGACACGCTCGGGCATGATGTCGCCGGTGAGGAATTTGCGGCGGTCGATCTCGCGCTTGCCGGTCAGCATGGCGCGGCCTCAGTGCGCCGACCCGGGAGGCCCGGGCGGTCCGAGGACGATCTGGGACATCCAGATCAGGAAGCCATAGCCGCCGACGATGCCGACGGCGACGATCGGCCAGATCAGGACCGCCAGCGTGAAGAAGGCCAGGAGCTCGGCCTTCCTGGTCGGCTGCGCTGGATGCACCTCGGTGCTCGCAGGGTCAGGCCCCATCGCCAGTCTCCATCGTCGTCGTCGCCGGCGATCACATATCGCCGTCAGCCAGATTGGAGCTTGTCGAAGGAGGTTAGTCCTCGCCCATAAGTTGTCCAGCCCGGCGCACCCCGCAAGGTTAGCGGGACACAGCCGGACTGCTTTGACATGGATCAATTCCAGGGAGGCCGAGAGGCGATTTCAGCGCAGCCTGCGTTCGGCGATCCAGATGCCGCCGAGCACCAGCGCCAGCGCGAGGCCGTGATAGAGCGCGAGCTGCTCGCCGAGGATCGCGACGGCGAGCAATGGCGCAAACACCGGCACGAGATTGACGAAGACGCCGGCCCGGCCGGGGCCGATCAGCTCGATCGCGCGCATGAAGAAGAGCTGCGACAGGATCGAAGGGCCGATCACCACAAAGGCCAGGATCAGCCAGCCCTTCGGCGTCGGCCAATAGGCCTTGCCGGCGGCGATCTCGACGCAGAGCAGCGGCAGCGAGACCAGGCAGGCGACGATCGCCATGGCGGTGAAGAAGATCAGCCCAGGCATGGGCGGGCGCGTGCGGATACCGACGGTATATCCCGCATAGAATATGCAGGCGATCATCATCCAGAGGTCGCCTGGCACGAAGCTGAGCTGCGAGAGGACGTGCCAGTCTCCGCGGCTCGCCGTGACCAGGACACCGATGATGGTGACGGCGACGCCGAGCCCCTGCAGCACGCCGATCGGCGTGCGGAAGGCGAAGAAGGCACCGAGCAGCACGAAGACCGGGATCGAGCCCTGCAGAATGCCGATGTTGATCGCCGTGGTCGAATACGCCGCGATGTACATCAGCGTGTTGAAGGCGGTGAAGCCGAAGGCGCCGAGCAGCACCACCTTGAGCCAGTTCGCCTTCAGCGCCGGCCAATGCTCGCGCAGACCCCGGCGGAACAGATAGGGCATGACGGCGCAGACGAAGACCCAGCGCAGTGCCGTCAGCGTCATCGGCGCGATCTCGCCGACGGCGAGCCGGCTGGCCACGGCGTTGCCCGCCCACAAGAGCGTCGTCATGACGAGCAGCAGATAGGCATTGGCCCAAACCCGCTGAGGAAAAGAGGCCGGCTGCTGCAAGACGGATGTCCCGATGGCGCGAAGACCTGCATAGCCTTGCACGCACTGCTTGTCCTATGCATGGCCCGCAAAAGTGGGCACCACTTTTGCGATAAGGCCCTGCATCGCCTTTGATCTGGCGCGAATTCTTTTCGTTCGATCGATGTCGATCGAACGGAAAGCGCGCTATGAGGAGGCGCAAAGCAGACCGTCGCCGCACGCAAACGTGCCGAGGATCCGATGAACGTGTTCAGCCGCAAGCCACTCCGCGTCCTCGTCGTCGACGGCTACAAGCGCGAAGGGCGCGAGGAATACATCCGCGACGCCGGCGCGACCCCGTCGGAGGCCTATGCCGCAGAGCTACGCCGGATCGAGCCTTCGCTGATCACCGATATCTGCCTGCCAGCCGACGAGGGCGCCAACCTGCCCGACGGCGCCGGCCTCGCCTCCTATGACGGTATCGCCCTGACCGGCTCCTCGCTGCACATCCACAGCCCCGAGCCGGCGGTGACCCGGCAGATCGAGCTGATGCGGGCGATCTACAAGAGCGGCACGCCCTGCTTCGGCTCCTGCTGGGGCATCCAGATCGGTGCTGTCGCCGCGGGCGGAACGGTCGCGTTCAATCCGAACGGCCTCGAGATCGGCTTTGCCCGCCGCATCGCCGTCAACCCGGCCGGGGCAAGGCACCCGCTGCTCGCCGGCCGGCCTGCCGCGTTCGATGCCCCGGCGATCCATTTCGACAGCATCGTCGCCCCACCCAGCGACGCGACCATCCTGGCCTCGAATGCGATGAGCCCGATCCAGGCCGCCGAGTTCCGCCAGGACGGCGGCACCTTCTGGGGCGTGCAGTACCACCCGGAATTC
This genomic interval from Bosea sp. 29B contains the following:
- a CDS encoding chaperone NapD produces the protein MLTGKREIDRRKFLTGDIMPERVPTSARPQRFFHISSAVVTARPEQCAEIARLIAAMSDTEVRAVEGSKIVVVMEGQSSGEIGSRLTTMALMDGVFSANMVFEQIEPIDDSGDDR
- the napE gene encoding periplasmic nitrate reductase, NapE protein: MGPDPASTEVHPAQPTRKAELLAFFTLAVLIWPIVAVGIVGGYGFLIWMSQIVLGPPGPPGSAH
- a CDS encoding DMT family transporter — encoded protein: MQQPASFPQRVWANAYLLLVMTTLLWAGNAVASRLAVGEIAPMTLTALRWVFVCAVMPYLFRRGLREHWPALKANWLKVVLLGAFGFTAFNTLMYIAAYSTTAINIGILQGSIPVFVLLGAFFAFRTPIGVLQGLGVAVTIIGVLVTASRGDWHVLSQLSFVPGDLWMMIACIFYAGYTVGIRTRPPMPGLIFFTAMAIVACLVSLPLLCVEIAAGKAYWPTPKGWLILAFVVIGPSILSQLFFMRAIELIGPGRAGVFVNLVPVFAPLLAVAILGEQLALYHGLALALVLGGIWIAERRLR
- a CDS encoding type 1 glutamine amidotransferase, which codes for MNVFSRKPLRVLVVDGYKREGREEYIRDAGATPSEAYAAELRRIEPSLITDICLPADEGANLPDGAGLASYDGIALTGSSLHIHSPEPAVTRQIELMRAIYKSGTPCFGSCWGIQIGAVAAGGTVAFNPNGLEIGFARRIAVNPAGARHPLLAGRPAAFDAPAIHFDSIVAPPSDATILASNAMSPIQAAEFRQDGGTFWGVQYHPEFSLRLIATILRRHSKTLIERGLRKDEAAAAAWIADLDALDADPTRHDLAWGLGLDEEVLDPVKRVTELRNFLEMRVKPQASVRGRA